One region of Oryza sativa Japonica Group chromosome 10, ASM3414082v1 genomic DNA includes:
- the LOC4348720 gene encoding ent-cassadiene hydroxylase-like, with amino-acid sequence MDDKLLQLLLLALAVSVVSIVTISKLVYRATNKPRLNLPPGPWTLPVIGSLHHLVMRSPSIHRSMRALAEKHGPLMQVWLGEVPAVVVSSTEAAEEVLKNQDARFADRFITTTLGAITFGGGDLAFAPYGERWRHLKMLCTQQLLTAARVRSFRRIREEEVARLVRDLAASAAGGGEVAVNLSERVARLVNDIMVRCCVGGRSKHRDEFLGALCTALSQTSWLTVADLFPSSRLARMLGTAPRRALASRKKMELILEQIIQEREEMTTDRSGDGEAGPTNECFLDVLLRLQKEGDTPIPITMELIVMLLFDIVSGGTETSTIVLNWTMAELIRTPRVMTKAHAEVRQTFQAKSTITEDDDISGLTYLKMVIKESLRMHCPVPLLGPRRCRETCKVMGYDILKDTTVFVNAWAMCRSSIYWNDAEEFKPERFENKCIDYKGSNFEFIPFGSGRRMCAGMNLGMADVEFPLASLLYHFDWKLPDGMSPEDIDMQEAPGLFGGRRTSLILCPITRVAPSDLQVIV; translated from the exons ATGGACGAcaagctgctgcagctgctgctgctggctctGGCCGTGTCCGTCGTCTCCATCGTGACCATCTCCAAGCTGGTATATCGTGCAACCAACAAGCCGAGGCTGAACCTGCCGCCGGGGCCATGGACGCTGCCGGTGATCGGCAGCCTCCACCACCTCGTGATGAGGAGCCCCAGCATCCACCGCTCGATGCGGGCGCTAGCCGAGAAGCACGGCCCGCTCATGCAGGTGTGGCTCGGCGAGGTGCCCGCGGTGGTCGTGTCatcgacggaggcggcggaggaggtcctCAAGAACCAGGACGCCAGGTTCGCCGACCGGTTCATCACCACCACGCTCGGGGCCATcaccttcggcggcggcgacctcgcctTCGCCCCCtacggcgagcggtggcgccaCCTCAAGATGCTCTGCACGCAGCAGCTGCTGACCGCCGCGCGGGTGAGGTCATTCCGGCGGAtccgcgaggaggaggtggcgcgccTGGTCCGGGAcctcgccgcgtccgccgccggcggcggcgaggtcgccgtGAACCTCAGCGAGAGGGTCGCCAGGCTCGTCAACGACATCATGGTGAGGTGCTGCGTCGGTGGCCGGAGCAAGCACCGCGACGAGTTCCTCGGCGCGCTCTGCACCGCCCTGAGCCAGACGTCGTGGCTCACCGTCGCCGACCTCTTCCCGTCGAGCAGGCTCGCGCGGATGCTCGGCACGGCGCCGCGCAGGGCGCTCGCCAGCCGGAAGAAGATGGAGCTTATCTTGGAGCAGATCATACAAGAACGAGAGGAGATGACGACGGACAggagcggcgatggcgaggcggGGCCCACAAACGAGTGCTTCCTCGACGTCCTGCTCAGGCTTCAGAAGGAGGGGGACACACCAATCCCAATTACCATGGAACTCATCGTCATGCTTTTATTT GACATAGTTTCGGGGGGCACAGAGACATCAACTATCGTACTAAATTGGACTATGGCAGAACTCATTCGTACACCAAGAGTAATGACTAAGGCACATGCTGAGGTGCGGCAAACTTTCCAAGCAAAAAGCACCATCACAGAGGATGATGATATTAGTGGGTTAACCTATCTCAAGATGGTGATTAAGGAGTCATTGAGGATGCACTGCCCGGTGCCCCTTTTAGGCCCTCGTCGATGTCGTGAGACATGCAAGGTAATGGGCTATGACATATTGAAGGACACAACTGTATTTGTGAACGCATGGGCAATGTGCAGGAGCTCAATATACTGGAATGATGCCGAGGAGTTTAAGCCTGAGAGGTTTGAAAACAAATGCATAGACTATAAAGGGAGCAATTTTGAATTCATTCCATTTGGATCTGGCCGTAGAATGTGTGCAGGCATGAATCTTGGCATGGCAGATGTAGAGTTTCCCTTGGCAAGCCTTCTTTACCATTTCGATTGGAAGTTGCCCGATGGAATGTCTCCTGAAGATATTGACATGCAGGAGGCACCTGGACTATTTGGAGGTAGACGCACTAGCCTAATTCTATGCCCTATTACGCGTGTTGCTCCAAGCGACCTACAAGTGATAGTATAA
- the LOC4348721 gene encoding ent-cassadiene hydroxylase-like, giving the protein MEDKLPLALTVLSVSVLIAVVISKLVSYATKPRLNLPPGPWKLPVIGSLHHLVGSHAIHRSMRALAEKHGRHHLMQISLGEVFAVVVSSPEAAEEILRNQDVTFADRFLSTTIGVITFGGNDMAFAPYGERWRQLRKLCTLELLSAARVRSFRRIREEEVARLVRDLAASAAAGEAVNLSGRIAKLINDVVVRCCVGGRSEHRDEFLDALRTALDQTTWLTVADVFPSSKLARMLGTAPRKALASRKKIEHILEQIIQERKRIMDRSSHGGDGDGEAMNTSECFLDVLLRLQKDGNTPIPITNEVIVVLLFDMFSGGSETSSSTLIWTMAELIRKPKVMAKAHVEVRQAFQGKNTITEDDGVNELTYLKMVIKESLRMHCPVPLLGPRKCRETCKVMGYDIPKDTTVFVNAWAICRDPKYWDDAEEFQPERFENKSIDFKGSNFEFLPFGSGRRMCAAMNLGIANVELPLASLLYHFDWKLPDGMMPEDVDMQDAPGILVGKRSSLIMCPVTRVAPSNPQVIAS; this is encoded by the exons ATGGAGGACAAGCTGCCGCTGGCTCTGACCGTACTGTCAGTGTCCGTgctcatcgccgtcgtcatctccAAGCTGGTATCATATGCCACCAAGCCAAGGCTCAACCTGCCGCCGGGGCCATGGAAGCTGCCGGTGATCGGCAGCCTCCACCACCTCGTGGGGAGCCACGCCATCCACCGGTCGATGCGCGCGCTCGCCGAGAAGCACGGGCGCCACCACCTCATGCAGATATCGCTCGGCGAGGTGTTCGCCGTGGTCGTGTcgtcgccggaggcggcggaggagatccTCAGGAACCAGGACGTCACGTTCGCCGACCGCTTCCTCAGCACCACCATCGGGGTGATCACCTTCGGCGGCAACGACATGGCCTTCGCGCCCtacggcgagcggtggcggcagctCCGGAAGCTGTGCACGCTGGAGCTCCTGTCCGCCGCGCGGGTGAGGTCGTTCCGGCGCAtccgcgaggaggaggtggcgcgccTGGTCCGGGAcctcgccgcgtccgccgccgccggcgaggccgtgAACCTGAGCGGCAGGATCGCGAAGCTCATCAACGACGTCGTCGTGAGGTGCTGCGTCGGCGGCCGGAGCGAGCACCGCGACGAGTTCCTCGACGCCCTCCGCACCGCGTTGGACCAGACGACATGGCTCACCGTGGCCGACGTCTTCCCGTCGAGCAAGCTCGCGCGGATGCTCGGCACGGCGCCGCGCAAGGCGCTCGCCAGCCGGAAGAAGATAGAGCACATCTTGGAGCAGATCATTCAAGAACGAAAGAGGATCATGGACAGGAgcagccatggcggcgacggcgacggcgaggcgatgAACACGAGCGAGTGCTTCTTGGATGTCCTGCTGAGGCTTCAGAAGGATGGCAACACACCAATCCCAATTACTAACGAAGTCATCGTCGTGCTTTTATTT GACATGTTTTCAGGGGGCAGCGAGACATCATCTTCCACATTAATCTGGACAATGGCAGAACTCATCAGAAAACCAAAAGTAATGGCAAAGGCTCATGTTGAAGTGCGGCAAGCTTTCCAAGGAAAGAACACCATCACAGAGGATGACGGTGTAAACGAGTTGACCTATCTCAAAATGGTGATTAAGGAGTCATTGAGGATGCACTGCCCAGTGCCCCTTTTAGGCCCTCGTAAATGCCGAGAGACATGCAAAGTTATGGGCTACGACATACCGAAAGACACAACTGTATTTGTGAATGCATGGGCAATATGCAGAGACCCAAAATATTGGGATGATGCCGAAGAGTTTCAACCAGAGAGGTTTGAGAACAAAAGTATCGACTTTAAAGGAAGTAACTTTGAATTCCTTCCATTTGGATCGGGCCGTAGAATGTGTGCGGCTATGAACCTTGGCATTGCAAATGTAGAGCTCCCCTTAGCTAGCCTTCTGTATCATTTTGATTGGAAGTTGCCTGATGGAATGATGCCTGAAGATGTTGACATGCAGGATGCACCTGGAATACTTGTAGGTAAACGCAGTAGCCTAATTATGTGCCCGGTTACACGTGTTGCTCCAAGCAACCCACAAGTGATAGCATCATAG
- the LOC112935987 gene encoding ent-isokaurene C2/C3-hydroxylase-like codes for MEDKLLLLLALAVSVLVAVVISKLVSYATKPRLNLPPGPWTLPVIGSIHHLVGSHPIHRSMRALAEKHGRDLMQVWLGELPAVVVSSPEAARDVLRSQDLAFADRYVSTTIAAIYLGGRDLAFAPYGERWRQLRKLCTQRLLTAARVRSFRCVREEEVARLVRDLAASAAAGEAVDLTARVAELVNDVVVRCCIGGRRSRYRDEFLDALRTALDQTTWLTVADVFPSSKLARMLGTAPRKALASRKKMERILEQIIQERKQIKERSTGAGAGADDEAAAAGNECFLDVLLRLQKEGDTPIPITNETMMLLLHNMFSAGSETSSTTLNWTMAELIKSPRVMAKVHDEVRQAFQGKNTITDDDVAKLSYLKMVTKESLRMHCPVPLLGPRRCRETCKVMGYDVPKGTIVFVNAWAICRDSKYWKSAEEFKPERFENISIDYNGNNFEFLPFGSGRRICPGITLGMANVEFPLASLLYHFDWKLPNQMEPEEIDMREAPGLVGPKRTSLYLHPVTRVAPSSV; via the exons ATGGAGgacaagctgctgctgctgctggctctGGCCGTGTCggtgctcgtcgccgtcgtcatctccAAGCTGGTATCATATGCCACCAAGCCAAGGCTCAACCTGCCGCCGGGGCCATGGACGCTGCCGGTGATCGGCAGCATCCACCACCTCGTGGGGAGCCACCCCATCCACCGCTCGATGCGCGCGCTCGCCGAGAAGCACGGGCGCGACCTCATGCAGGTCTGGCTCGGCGAGCTTCCCGCGGTGGTCGTGTCGtcgccggaggcggcgcgggacgTCCTCCGGAGCCAGGACCTCGCGTTCGCCGACCGCTACGTCAGCACCACCATCGCCGCGATCTACCTCGGCGGCCGGGACCTCGCCTTCGCGCCCtacggcgagcggtggcggcagctGCGGAAGCTCTGCACGCAGCGGCTGCTGACCGCGGCGCGGGTGAGGTCGTTCCGGTGCGtccgcgaggaggaggtggcgcgccTCGTGCGCGACctggcggcctccgccgccgccggcgaggccgtggACCTCACCGCGAGGGTGGCCGAGCTCGTCAACGACGTCGTGGTGAGGTGCTGCATCGGCGGGCGCCGGAGCAGGTACCGCGACGAGTTCCTCGACGCCCTCCGCACCGCGCTGGACCAGACGACGTGGCTCACCGTCGCCGACGTCTTCCCGTCGAGCAAGCTGGCGCGGATGCTCGGCACGGCGCCGCGGAAGGCTCTCGCTTCCCGCAAGAAGATGGAGCGCATCCTGGAGCAGATCATCCAAGAACGGAAGCAGATCAAGGAGAggagcaccggcgccggcgccggcgccgacgacgaggcggcggcggccggaaacGAGTGCTTTCTGGACGTGCTGTTGAGGCTGCAGAAGGAAGGCGACACACCGATCCCAATCACAAACGAAACCATGATGTTGCTTCTACAC AACATGTTTTCAGCAGGCAGCGAAACATCTAGCACCACTCTAAACTGGACTATGGCAGAGCTCATCAAGTCACCAAGAGTAATGGCGAAGGTGCATGATGAGGTGAGGCAAGCCTTTCAGGGAAAGAACACTATTACCGATGATGATGTTGCCAAATTGAGCTATCTTAAAATGGTAACCAAAGAGTCCTTGAGAATGCATTGCCCAGTGCCGCTCTTAGGCCCCCGAAGATGTCGTGAGACATGCAAGGTTATGGGTTATGATGTGCCCAAGGGCACTATCGTGTTTGTGAATGCATGGGCAATATGTAGGGATTCAAAGTATTGGAAGAGTGCCGAGGAGTTTAAGCCAGAGCGGTTTGAAAACATAAGTATAGACTATAATGGAAATAACTTTGAATTCCTTCCATTTGGATCTGGCCGTAGAATATGTCCAGGTATAACTCTTGGTATGGCCAACGTAGAATTCCCCTTGGCTAGTTTGCTTTACCATTTTGATTGGAAACTTCCTAATCAAATGGAGCCTGAGGAAATCGATATGAGAGAGGCACCTGGACTTGTTGGGCCTAAACGCACCAGCCTATATTTGCACCCTGTTACTCGTGTTGCTCCAAGCAGTGTTTAG
- the LOC4348723 gene encoding transcription factor-like protein DPB codes for MVSGAAHSASTSGGGGGSEGSPTGRAAPGMQGGGSAATPAASASASTPASETTVARRLDGLDIQGDDAPSSQPATSKKKKRGPGTRATGPDKGGRGLRQFSMKVCEKVESKGRTTYNEVADELVAEFADPNNNFASPDPDNPNTPQFDEKNIRRRVYDALNVLMAMDIISKDKKEIQWKGLPRTSMSDVEELKTEIIGLKGRIDKKNAYLQELEDQFVGLQNLAQRNEQLYGSGNAPSGGVALPFILVQTRPHATVEVEISEDMQLVHFDFNSTPFELHDDSFVLKALGFSGKEPDDTQAWVGNGGECSTTPIYHQSPQVARPNGVRLPTSPPIPGILKGRVKHEH; via the exons ATGGTCTCCGGCGCGGCGCATTCGGCCTCcaccagtggcggcggcggggggagcgaGGGCTCCCCCaccggccgcgccgcgccgggcatgcagggcggcggcagcgccgccacgcccgccgcctcggcctccgcGTCCACGCCGGCCAGCGAGACcaccgtcgcccgccgcctcgaCGGCCTCGACATCCAGGGCGACGACGCGCCCTCGTCGCAGCCCGCCACGAG caagaagaaaaaaagggggCCTGGAACACGTGCAACGGGCCCTGACAAGGGTGGCCGTGGATTGCGCCAATTTAGTATGAAAG TTTGTGAGAAAGTTGAAAGCAAAGGGAGAACAACCTACAACGAG GTGGCAGATGAGCTTGTAGCTGAGTTTGCAGACCCCAACAATAATTTTGCATCACCTGATCCTGACAACCCTAACACA CCACAATTTGATGAGAAAAATATACGACGAAGGGTTTATGATGCATTGAATGTCCTGATGGCTATGGATATTATATCTAAGGATAAAAAGGAAATTCAGTGGAAGGGCTTGCCTCGGACAAGTATGAGCGATGTTGAAGAATTGAAG ACAGAGATCATCGGACTGAAAGGTAGGATCGAcaagaaaaatgcatatttGCAGGAGTTAGAAGATCAA TTTGTAGGTCTTCAAAACTTGGCACAGCGAAACGAGCAGCTTTATGGTTCAGGAAATGCTCCTTCAGGAGGAGTGGCATTGCCATTTATATTGGTGCAG aCACGTCCTCATGCTACAGTAGAAGTGGAGATATCAGAAGATATGCAGCTGGTGCATTTTGATTTCAATAG CACTCCATTTGAACTGCATGACGATTCCTTTGTACTGAAAGCATTGGGGTTCTCTGGCAAAGAACCAGATGATACGCAAGCCTGGGTTGGAAATGGAGGTGAGTGCTCAACCACACCTATCTATCATCAATCACCCCAAGTTGCGAGGCCAAACGGAGTTAGACTACCAACATCGCCCCCTATTCCCGGTATACTTAAAGGGCGTGTCAAGCATGAACATTAG
- the LOC107275942 gene encoding heavy metal-associated isoprenylated plant protein 6, with translation MAPATVILEMEVHCNGCARKIEKTIKKISGVALATASLGSPGTVVVHGTADAAAIQARLKAKIKRDVAIVSITAGAVEPPQQAPPAAAPPQQAAPPAAPPHQYGGDYRQHGSGNSFRYPPSYFSDENPNTTCAAAGRRWPPPSVSSVKEKLDDAAAENAAVAGGAGGSGNGASTSESSPAVAVLQIDMDCWGHSKMVRKLVMDYPGVDKVTVDIPARRVMVAGKFDVQCLELLLQVRSKKKVTIISAPALAIAGR, from the exons ATGGCGCCTGCGACTGTGATCCTCGAGATGGAAGTGCACTGTAATGGCTGCGCGAGGAAGATCGAGAAGACGATCAAGAAAATTTCAG GGGTGGcgctggcgacggcgagccTCGGGTCGCCGGGGACGGTGGTGGTGCACGGcaccgccgacgcggcggcgatccAGGCGCGGCTCAAGGCCAAGATTAAGAGGGACGTCGCCATCGTCAGCatcaccgccggcgccgtcgagccACCTCAACAAGCCCCGCCGGCGGCTGCTCCGCCTCagcaggcggcgccgccggctgctcCGCCGCATCAGTACGGCGGCGACTACCGGCAGCACGGCAGCGGGAACAGCTTTCGGTACCCGCCGTCCTACTTCAGCGATGAGAACCCCA ACACCACATGCGCGGCTGCTGGTCGGCGGTGGCCACCGCCGTCGGTCTCCTCCGTGAAGGAGAAGCTggacgatgccgccgccgagAACGCGGCCGTAGCCGGGGGTGCCGGCGGTAGCGGCAACGGCGCCTCGACGTCGGAGTCCTCGCCGGCTGTCGCCGTCCTGCAGATTGATATGGATTGCTGGGGACACAGCAAGATGGTCAGGAAGCTTGTGATGGACTACCCCGGCGTTGACAAGGTGACGGTGGACATTCCAGCGAGACGGGTGATGGTCGCCGGGAAGTTCGACGTGCAGTGCTTGGAGTTGCTCCTCCAGGTCAGGTCGAAGAAGAAGGTCACCATCATCAGCGCCCCCGCGCTGGCCATTGCCGGCCGGTGA
- the LOC4348724 gene encoding heavy metal-associated isoprenylated plant protein 3: protein MGEEKKDKASGKDAGEKKDAAGGGEKAAAAAPGPIVLKVELHCAGCASKVKKAIKRAPGVETVVTDTAGNKVVVTGAADAAELKERIEARTKKAVQIVSAGAGPPPKKDKEEKKDKDKKGGGDDKKAEKEKGGGGGDKKAEKEKGGGDKPKEEKKAKEPKEETVTLKIRLHCEGCIDRIKRRIYKIKGVKDVAVDAAKDLVKVTGTMDAAALPGYLKDKLSRQVEVVAPGKKDGAGGGDKKDGGGGDKKDKKEGGGGGGDKKDAGGEKTDKDKSAAASASVAPVPLADAGMFQMPPQYGFNPYHVHPGAAYYGGAPPPNPAAFYHHPNAAAAAAYQPYPYNVHAPQMFSDENPNACSVM, encoded by the exons ATGGGTGAGGAGAAGAAGGATAAGGCGAGCGGCAAGGACGCCGGCGAGAAGaaggacgccgccggcggcggcgagaaggcggcggcggcggcgccggggcctATCGTGCTCAAGGTCGAGTTGCATTGCGCCGGCTGCGCCAGCAAGGTCAAGAAGGCCATCAAGCGCGCCCCCG GTGTGGAGACGGTTGTGACGGACACGGCGGGGAACAAGGTGGTGgtcaccggcgcggcggacgcggcggagcTGAAGGAGCGCATCGAGGCGCGGACCAAGAAGGCCGTGCAGATcgtctccgccggcgccggcccgcCGCCCAAGAAGGataaggaggagaagaaggacaaggacaagaagggcggcggcgacgacaagaAGGCCGAGaaggagaagggcggcggcggcggcgataagaaggcggagaaggagaagggcggcggcgacaagccCAAGGAGGAGAAGAAAGCCAAGGAGCCCAAAGAG GAGACGGTGACGCTCAAGATCCGCCTCCACTGCGAGGGATGCATCGACCGCATCAAGCGCCGCATCTACAAGATCAAAG GGGTGAAGGATGTGGCGGTGGACGCCGCCAAGGACCTGGTCAAGGTGACCGGCACCAtggacgccgccgcgctcccgGGCTACCTCAAGGACAAGCTCAGCCGGCAAGTCGAGGTCGTCGCGCCAGGCAAgaaggacggcgccggcggcggtgacaagaaggacggcggcggcggcgacaagaaGGACAAAaaggagggcggcggtggcggcggcgacaagaaggacgccggcggcgagaagacGGACAAGGACAAGTCGGCGGCCGCCTCGGCGTCCGTGGCGCCGGTGCCCCTCGCCGACGCGGGCATGTTCCAGATGCCGCCGCAGTACGGCTTCAACCCGTACCACGTCCACCCCGGCGCCGCCTACTACGGCGGCGCCCCGCCGCCCAACCCCGCCGCCTTCTACCACCaccccaacgccgccgccgccgccgcgtaccAGCCCTACCCGTACAACGTCCATGCCCCCCAGATGTTCAGCGACGAGAACCCCAACGCCTGCTCCGTCATgtga